The Candidatus Bipolaricaulota bacterium genome has a segment encoding these proteins:
- a CDS encoding carbohydrate ABC transporter permease has protein sequence MKAWRIIKRYLPYVIMYGIAFLWIIPILWMADTAFKPRPEILTIPPSWIPSHFTVENIQRLFAQWPFGRWVLNSVIVSSFVTLGSLIVSTLAAFSFARLHWRGRDTLFMILLVFMLLPWQVNVIPLFFTMTKFGFLNTYQGVALPMIAMPIGVFLLRQFFINIPKELEDAARIDGCSSFGVLTRVIIPVSKPVFAAFGVYMFNFAWNEFFWSMIVLRKSQMVTLPVGLKLLQGAFEIDYGLILAGAFMASLPSLFVFLLLRRQIIRGFTLAGSGSKG, from the coding sequence ATGAAGGCGTGGCGGATCATTAAGAGGTATCTTCCGTACGTAATCATGTACGGGATCGCGTTTCTGTGGATTATCCCGATCCTGTGGATGGCGGACACCGCGTTCAAGCCGCGTCCTGAGATCCTGACCATTCCGCCTTCCTGGATCCCGTCCCACTTCACGGTGGAGAACATACAGCGCTTGTTCGCTCAGTGGCCGTTCGGGCGCTGGGTGCTGAACAGTGTCATCGTTTCAAGTTTCGTCACGCTCGGGTCCCTCATTGTCTCGACGTTGGCCGCGTTTTCGTTCGCACGGCTCCACTGGCGAGGAAGGGACACGCTGTTCATGATCCTGCTCGTCTTCATGCTCCTCCCCTGGCAGGTAAACGTGATTCCGCTCTTCTTCACGATGACCAAGTTCGGGTTCCTCAATACCTACCAAGGAGTGGCCCTGCCGATGATCGCGATGCCGATCGGGGTGTTTCTCCTGCGCCAGTTCTTCATCAACATTCCTAAGGAGCTTGAGGACGCAGCCCGGATCGACGGGTGCTCCAGCTTCGGAGTGCTGACGCGGGTGATCATCCCCGTCTCCAAGCCGGTGTTCGCTGCGTTCGGGGTGTACATGTTCAACTTTGCGTGGAACGAGTTCTTCTGGTCGATGATCGTGCTGCGCAAATCCCAGATGGTGACGCTCCCGGTCGGGCTGAAGCTCCTGCAGGGGGCGTTCGAGATCGACTACGGGTTGATCCTCGCTGGCGCGTTCATGGCCTCTCTCCCCTCGCTATTCGTCTTCCTCCTGCTGCGTCGCCAGATCATCCGCGGGTTTACGTTGGCTGGGTCGGGGTCGAAGGGATGA